One Euphorbia lathyris chromosome 1, ddEupLath1.1, whole genome shotgun sequence DNA segment encodes these proteins:
- the LOC136228067 gene encoding mavicyanin, with product MDMARPRLPLIYVVAFLGFWGLTCSATTYVVGDNSGWDISTDLDTWTLAKKFVVGDILLFQYSSSNSVNEVTKQSFDGCNTTNVIKTYSNGNSTVTLSRAGGWYFISGNKLYCLGGMKLEVNVQGNQTISPVAGPQAQPGTTLPQQPSSKNNNPVPTSHGFTFNNPNQFLVNVFFAYAAVILCLVG from the exons ATGGATATGGCTAGACCAAGGTTACCTTTGATTTATGTTGTTGCCTTTCTAGGCTTTTGGGGTTTAACATGTTCTGCGACAACTTACGTTGTGGGGGATAATTCAGGTTGGGACATTAGTACTGATCTCGACACTTGGACACTGGCCAAGAAATTTGTTGTCGGCGACATTCTAT TGTTCCAATACTCATCATCGAACAGTGTGAACGAGGTGACAAAACAATCATTTGACGGATGTAACACAACCAATGTTATAAAAACATATTCAAATGGGAACTCAACAGTGACATTGTCAAGAGCAGGGGGTTGGTATTTTATTTCTGGTAATAAGTTATATTGCTTAGGAGGAATGAAACTAGAGGTTAATGTACAAGGTAATCAAACTATTTCTCCGGTGGCCGGACCTCAAGCACAGCCTGGAACTACTCTTCCTCAGCAGCCATCCTCTAAAAACAATAATCCTGTTCCAACTTCTCATGGTTTTACGTTTAATAATCCTAATCAATTTCTTGTCAATGTCTTCTTTGCTTATGCCGCCGTCATATTATGCTTGGTTGGTTAA
- the LOC136227124 gene encoding peptide methionine sulfoxide reductase A1-like, with protein sequence MLQNLAISTIATTSTSTRLLVISSSLSKPFLSLSRKLQFSCSKPFTSPHNSKSISYYKPPMNILNKLGFGSKSPDPSTMDPTIPQGPDDDVPPPGQQFAQFGAGCFWGVELVFQRVPGVTKTEVGYSQGLVHNPSYEDVCSGTSGHNEVVRVQYDPKECNYESLLDAFWARHDPTTLNRQGNDVGTQYRSGIYYYTPEQEKAAQESLERHQKVLNRKIVSEIVPAKKFYRAEEYHQQYLAKGGRFGFKQSTEKGCNDPIRCYG encoded by the exons ATGCTCCAAAATCTGGCCATCTCCACCATCGCCACCACCTCCACCAGCACACGGCTCCTCGTCATTTCTTCCTCTCTTTCAAAACCTTTCTTATCTCTCTCTAGGAAACTTCAATTTTCCTGCTCTAAACCCTTTACTTCCCCTCACAATTCCAAATCCATCTCCTACTACAAACCCCCAATGAACATCTTAAACAAATTGGGTTTCGGCAGCAAGTCTCCTGACCCATCCACCATGGACCCAACAATCCCTCAAGGTCCCGATGACGATGTGCCTCCTCCTGGCCAGCAATTCGCTCAATTTGGTGCCGGATGCTTCTGGGGCGTCGAATTGGTATTCCAGAGAGTTCCTGGTGTAACCAAGACTGAAGTGGGTTATAGCCAGGGGTTAGTTCATAATCCTTCTTACGAGGATGTGTGTTCTGGTACTAGTGGTCACAATGAGGTTGTGAGAGTTCAATACGATCCTAAGGAGTGTAATTATGAGTCTCTTCTCGATGCTTTCTGGGCTAGACATGACCCTACCACTTTAAATCGTCAG GGGAATGATGTGGGAACACAATACCGATCGGGTATATACTACTACACCCCAGAGCAAGAGAAGGCGGCGCAGGAGTCTTTGGAACGACATCAGAAAGTCCTGAACAGAAAGATAGTTTCCGAGATTGTACCTGCCAAGAAGTTCTATCGCGCTGAAGAATACCACCAGCAATACCTTGCAAAGGGAGGCCGCTTCGGGTTTAAGCAATCAACTGAGAAAGGCTGCAATGATCCAATCCGATGCTATGGCTAA
- the LOC136227131 gene encoding nucleoside diphosphate kinase B-like: protein MEQSFIMIKPDGVQRGLVGEIISRFEKKGFSLKGMKMLSVERCFAVKHYEDLSTKPFFEGLVEYIISGPVVAMVWEGKNVVATGRKIIGATKPADSAPGTIRGDFSVQVGRNVTHGSDSVENGKKEIALWFPDGTVSWQSCLNRWIYE, encoded by the exons ATGGAGCAGAGTTTCATCATGATCAAACCTGACGGAGTTCAGAGAGGCTTG GTGGGTGAGATCATTAGCAGATTTGAGAAAAAAGGCTTCTCTTTGAAAG GAATGAAGATGTTGAGTGTGGAACGGTGTTTTGCCGTAAAGCACTATGAGGACTTGTCAACAAAGCCTTTCTTTGAAGGGCTAGTTGAGTACATAATTTCAGGGCCTGTTGTTGCTATGGTTTGGGAAGGTAAGAACGTTGTAGCAACTGGTAGGAAGATAATTGGTGCTACTAAACCAGCTGACTCAGCTCCTGGCACCATTCGTGGTGATTTTTCTGTTCAAGTTGGAAG GAATGTGACTCATGGAAGTGATTCAGTAGAGAATGGTAAGAAAGAGATAGCACTGTGGTTTCCTGATGGCACTGTGAGTTGGCAGAGTTGCCTCAATCGCTGGATCTACGAGTGA